A stretch of DNA from Campylobacter concisus:
GCCGATATTTAAGCTCACATTGTTTTTGAAAATTTCTTTTAAATTTAGCGCCTTTTTGCCAAGTAGCCTGTTTGAAACGGCGCAGTGTGTAACGCTATGATGAGGCTTAAATTTAGCAAAATCACTCACATAAACGCAGTGCGTAAATAGCGTATTTATCTCACGAAACATCTCAAAATAGCTCTTAGCGTCATACATCGGCCTTGGATCTGGGCTAAATCTTAAAAGATGTTTTTTAAAGCCACCACTGCCACGTTCTAGCCACTGCTTTTCAGCCTTGCTCTCTAAAAAGTGTGTGCTTACAAGTAGCTCATCTTTTTTAGCCATTTCAAGGGCAGCTTTGGCAAGCTTGGGGTGCACAGAGTAGGGCGAGTGCAGCGAGATGGCTGGGGTGAAATTTTTGTTTTTATAGCCCTTTGTCTTTTCAAATTTGGCTAAGAAATTTTGCAAATTTTGTTCGCACATCTTCTCGCTTGAGCCTAAAATTTCACTAAAAAGCACGACTTTTAATGGGCTGCTGGCTAAAATTTCAAGATCCGAGCCAAAGCTAGAGATCTCGCCAATAGTGCAAACTCCACTTTTAAGCAGTGAATTTATAGCCCCGTTCATCGCTTTTTTGGCGTCCATTTTGGCTAGTTCGCTCCCTTTGTCGATGATAGAGCCAAGCCATTTTATAAAGTCGCCGTATTTTAGGGTGCTGACGTTTGAGCTAAACTCTAAATGAACGTGAGTATTTACGAAGGCCGGGGCGATCACGCTATCACTAAAGTCACAAATTTTTGCCTCTTTAAATTTCTTAATCGCTGTTTTTTCGCTTAAAATTTCTAAAATTTTATCGTCATCGATGACAACACAAGAATTTCTTAAAATTTTTGGATTTTCTCCGCCAGTGATGATCTTTTTTGCTTTTAGAATTTCCATTTTTGGCCTTAAATTTTTGTTATTGTAGCGAAAATTTAGGAACGAAAATGTATAATTTAGGCTATTTAATCAAAAAGGAGTGACATGGATAAGAAGCTAAAAATAATGGTTATCCAAGGCCCAAATATCAACATGCTTGGCGCTAGAGAGCCAGGAATTTACGGCGTTATGAAGATGGAGGACATCCACTCTCAAATGAAGATTGTCGCCGATCAAAACGACGTCGAGATTGAGTTTTTTCAAAGCAACCTTGAGGGTGAGCTAGTTGATAAGATACAAGAGTGCTTGGGCGATGCTGACGGCATCATCATAAACCCAGCTGCTTACACTCACACATCAATAGCTATCCGTGATGCGCTAAGTGCGGTTGCGCTGCCAGTTATCGAGGTGCATATCAGCAATGTTTATAGAAGAGAAGAATTCCGCCACAAAAGCCTTATAGCGCCAGTTGCAGCAGGCCAGATCGTGGGCTTTGGACCAGTTGGCTATCATTTAGCAATGATAGGAATGCTTCAAATTTTTGAGCAGATAAAAGCAGTAAGAGCAAATCAAAAAGCACAATGAATTTCATCTTAAAGGACGAAAACGCCGTATATTATGAGTGTGGCTACAGCTGCGACAATGAATTTTTGCTATGCCTTGATGGCGTGAAGTACTTTTTCACGGACGCGAGGTATTACTTCGAGGCAAAAAGCTGCGTAAATGCTGGCGTGGTCGTTCTTTTAGCGCAGAGAAATTTAATAAGCGAGGTCAGGGTATTTTTAAGGAAAATGAAGCCAAGTAGCCTCGTTTTTAACCCTGACGAGTTAAGCTTAAGCGAGTTTAATGCACTTAGCAAGGGTTTTAAGATAAATTTCAAGCCAAAGGCAAATTTCTCTAGACTAAAGAGAATTTGCAAAAGTGAGGATGAGATAAAAATTTTAAAAAAAGCTAG
This window harbors:
- the mqnF gene encoding aminofutalosine deaminase family hydrolase: MEILKAKKIITGGENPKILRNSCVVIDDDKILEILSEKTAIKKFKEAKICDFSDSVIAPAFVNTHVHLEFSSNVSTLKYGDFIKWLGSIIDKGSELAKMDAKKAMNGAINSLLKSGVCTIGEISSFGSDLEILASSPLKVVLFSEILGSSEKMCEQNLQNFLAKFEKTKGYKNKNFTPAISLHSPYSVHPKLAKAALEMAKKDELLVSTHFLESKAEKQWLERGSGGFKKHLLRFSPDPRPMYDAKSYFEMFREINTLFTHCVYVSDFAKFKPHHSVTHCAVSNRLLGKKALNLKEIFKNNVSLNIGTDGLSSNISLNFWHELRAALFTHASLDLNELATRLFVAATHEGAKALRTNNGEIRAGRAADLAIYNDLECDDSELILQLILHTNEAKKLYIGGKICKF
- the aroQ gene encoding type II 3-dehydroquinate dehydratase, whose product is MDKKLKIMVIQGPNINMLGAREPGIYGVMKMEDIHSQMKIVADQNDVEIEFFQSNLEGELVDKIQECLGDADGIIINPAAYTHTSIAIRDALSAVALPVIEVHISNVYRREEFRHKSLIAPVAAGQIVGFGPVGYHLAMIGMLQIFEQIKAVRANQKAQ